In Paroedura picta isolate Pp20150507F chromosome 1, Ppicta_v3.0, whole genome shotgun sequence, the following are encoded in one genomic region:
- the SCAMP3 gene encoding secretory carrier-associated membrane protein 3 isoform X2 codes for MAVNGGGNPFEGDPGNPFQDPAIIQHRPASEYATLDVYNPFENPGQRPPPPYEPRPSATPTQPALPSQPPKKTSPTEPRNYGSYGTQESAAAATAELLKRQEELNRKAEELDRRERELQNAAISGGARPNNWPPLPSFFPVQPCFYQDISVEIPIESQKTVTTMYYLWMASVGTLFLNFLASLAWFCVNSGGGSGFGLSILWALIFTPCSFLCWYRPMYKAFRSDSSFNFFVFFFIFFAQDVVYVLQSIGIPGWGFSGWIVSLSALNTSTAVAVLMMLVATLFTAVAVLGVVMLKRIHSLYRRTGASFQKAQEEFAAGVFSNQTVRTAAANAATGAASNAFRAP; via the exons atggccGTGAACGGCGGGGGAAACCCCTTCGAGGGGGACCCGGGGAATCCCTTCCAG GATCCCGCTATCATCCAGCACAGACCGGCCTCCGAATACGCCACCCTGGATGTCTACAATCCCTTCGAAAACCCGGGG CAGCGGCCCCCGCCTCCGTATGAGCCCCGGCCCTCGGCCACCCCAACTCAGCCGGCTCTTCCCTCACAGCCCCCCAAGAAGACGAGCCCCACAGAGCCGAGGAATTATGGCTCCTATGGAACGCAG GAATCAGCCGCGGCTGCAACCGCCGAACTGCTGAAACGCCAGGAGGAACTGAACCGCAAAGCTGAAGAACTGGACCGGAGGGAACGCGAGCTGCAGAACGCTGCTATCAGCGGCGGAG CTAGGCCAAACAACTGGCCGCCCTTGCCCTCTTTCTTCCCCGTGCAGCCCTGTTTCTATCAGGACATTTCGGTGGAGATTCCCATAGAGTCCCAGAAAACAGTCACCACCATGTACTACCTCTGGATGG CGAGCGTCGGCACCCTCTTCCTCAACTTCCTGGCCTCCCTGGCCTGGTTCTGCGTGAACAGCGGGGGCGGCTCAGGCTTCGGCCTCTCCATCCTCTGGGCCTTGATCTTCACCCCCTGCTCCTTCCTGTGCTGGTATCGGCCCATGTACAAGGCCTTCAG GAGTGACAGTTCGTTCaacttcttcgtcttcttcttcatcttcttcgcGCAGGACGTGGTGTATGTCCTTCAGAGCATCGGCATTCCAGGCTGGGGATTCAG TGGCTGGATCGTGAGCCTCTCGGCGCTGAACACCAGTACCGCCGTGGCCGTACTCATGATGCTGGTGGCCACGCTCTTCACGGCCGTGGCAGTGCTGGGCGTCGTCATGCTGAAACGG ATCCACTCTCTCTACCGCCGCACCGGGGCCAGCTTCCAGAAGGCGCAGGAGGAGTTTGCCGCTGGGGTTTTCTCCAACCAGACCGTGCGCACGGCTGCCGCCAACGCGGCCACCGGAGCGGCCAGCAACGCCTTCCGAGCCCCATAG
- the SCAMP3 gene encoding secretory carrier-associated membrane protein 3 isoform X1, protein MAVNGGGNPFEGDPGNPFQDPAIIQHRPASEYATLDVYNPFENPGQRPPPPYEPRPSATPTQPALPSQPPKKTSPTEPRNYGSYGTQVSEKPPQESAAAATAELLKRQEELNRKAEELDRRERELQNAAISGGARPNNWPPLPSFFPVQPCFYQDISVEIPIESQKTVTTMYYLWMASVGTLFLNFLASLAWFCVNSGGGSGFGLSILWALIFTPCSFLCWYRPMYKAFRSDSSFNFFVFFFIFFAQDVVYVLQSIGIPGWGFSGWIVSLSALNTSTAVAVLMMLVATLFTAVAVLGVVMLKRIHSLYRRTGASFQKAQEEFAAGVFSNQTVRTAAANAATGAASNAFRAP, encoded by the exons atggccGTGAACGGCGGGGGAAACCCCTTCGAGGGGGACCCGGGGAATCCCTTCCAG GATCCCGCTATCATCCAGCACAGACCGGCCTCCGAATACGCCACCCTGGATGTCTACAATCCCTTCGAAAACCCGGGG CAGCGGCCCCCGCCTCCGTATGAGCCCCGGCCCTCGGCCACCCCAACTCAGCCGGCTCTTCCCTCACAGCCCCCCAAGAAGACGAGCCCCACAGAGCCGAGGAATTATGGCTCCTATGGAACGCAGGTATCGGAAAAGCCCccgcag GAATCAGCCGCGGCTGCAACCGCCGAACTGCTGAAACGCCAGGAGGAACTGAACCGCAAAGCTGAAGAACTGGACCGGAGGGAACGCGAGCTGCAGAACGCTGCTATCAGCGGCGGAG CTAGGCCAAACAACTGGCCGCCCTTGCCCTCTTTCTTCCCCGTGCAGCCCTGTTTCTATCAGGACATTTCGGTGGAGATTCCCATAGAGTCCCAGAAAACAGTCACCACCATGTACTACCTCTGGATGG CGAGCGTCGGCACCCTCTTCCTCAACTTCCTGGCCTCCCTGGCCTGGTTCTGCGTGAACAGCGGGGGCGGCTCAGGCTTCGGCCTCTCCATCCTCTGGGCCTTGATCTTCACCCCCTGCTCCTTCCTGTGCTGGTATCGGCCCATGTACAAGGCCTTCAG GAGTGACAGTTCGTTCaacttcttcgtcttcttcttcatcttcttcgcGCAGGACGTGGTGTATGTCCTTCAGAGCATCGGCATTCCAGGCTGGGGATTCAG TGGCTGGATCGTGAGCCTCTCGGCGCTGAACACCAGTACCGCCGTGGCCGTACTCATGATGCTGGTGGCCACGCTCTTCACGGCCGTGGCAGTGCTGGGCGTCGTCATGCTGAAACGG ATCCACTCTCTCTACCGCCGCACCGGGGCCAGCTTCCAGAAGGCGCAGGAGGAGTTTGCCGCTGGGGTTTTCTCCAACCAGACCGTGCGCACGGCTGCCGCCAACGCGGCCACCGGAGCGGCCAGCAACGCCTTCCGAGCCCCATAG